The sequence below is a genomic window from Euwallacea fornicatus isolate EFF26 chromosome 1, ASM4011564v1, whole genome shotgun sequence.
taTTGGTGGAATTGTTTTCAGGTCTGGGGCTTATAGTGGCGATCACTGCTTTAATGGACATTAAGACTATGGATAAATTTGATTCCCAAGCTACCAAAAATTTGGCTATTACTGTGATGGAGTGAAAATTCatatgatttaattttaatacaattcaTAGAGCAAATAGGACTATCTACTATTAAAAACTTCAGTGTTGCTTATTTACTTCTACTCAGATTTAGCAAGGTGGATATAAATCCTTCACGGATTTAAATCAAATCTtgcgtttaatttttttaatccaaataagatattttgtttcaaataccATAAAACCACTATTCGTACATCacgaaaaacagtacatttaatgatttcttaaaatttaccaaaagaaaactaaaaaaacttttgacgtaatatattttgaattagccttattaaaaattattcacaatATGGTAAGAATTACATTCACCACATTGTCGTGAAAGATGAAAAATAGAACTGATTCTTTTTTAACACTTCTGACGTAAATTTTAAACCCACAAAATATGATTTGTGgaatttgtaaacatttttcttgtaatttaCAATCCATAAAAACCAGTTACTATCCTGAATCAATCAGAAAATAATGAGTATATGCACATATTAAGATAACTTTGATTATATTCATCATTCAACAAAaggaaagtttttaaatataaagaaaaatcagtttgcaacttcttcaaactttaatcTTCGCAGAATTTCATGTACAAAAAAACctatatattttacattataattcaacaatattaatttaaaaacggtAGAATgtacaaaatatacaaaatgcACAAATTTAGCCCTATATATAAACAAACCTTATCCTAGGTATTCTCAAACTAAAGTCTTTGTCGTCATGTTTTTGTCCGCACCTCCGCTACCACACAAAACACCACTTCCGCTGATTACTTCGCGCACTTTACTCTCTTGAGAAGAATTCCCGTGATCCTCTGCACCGCAAGAGTTATCAGAAGCCACACTTTCAAGCGGATATACTACTGTTTTGTTGAGGGTTTCACTTTCAGGGCTATAAGTTGGGGTGAATTCAGATTTGGGGGTCACTTTGTCGTCGCTAAGACAAGGCGACAATCCGGAGTCAGCGACGTGTTCTTCAGAGCTACTGCCGTAACGCGGGGTTGAACGGATCAGATTGGTATAGACATGTTGGCCCAACCGGTTTACTTGGATGTGTATTTGTGACTCGTGTTTACCTATAATGCAAAATAAACTATCAGGATCGAAGATacaaaaattatcgatttgtttttaatattaattattttcacgaTTGGGGAAGTGATTCAAATGAATGATTTTAAGTCGTAAGAAATAATTCATCATATCAAGGTATAAAACTCTAAAACTTCTATCCTGATAATACATACTTGATCCAGATTGTTGAGTTTGACTACTTGGTGTAGCGTCGATCCGCTCACTAGGAAACATGGTGCTTTTGGTAAAAATCTGCAAAGAAAGCAGGAAAACCTGTTTTTAATATGACACTATTGATTAAAGATGattgacattaaaaatatttaaatactcGCATTGTAATTTCAGACAAACTAAGTTTGCGTCTAATTTTGCTGGACACAATAAACTAGCAAAATCTTTAGCAAAGTCTAAATTCTTGGtaactcaaattaaaaaaatcaatgtcgCGTGGAGTAAGAAAACGAAgtcaaaaacgtaaaaaagaaaattcaatccCCAGTaccttaatttttgaaaatgtttctaaccttagaaaaaaaatcccttttaTTTCGAATGTACTATTAATAAAGCTGtattatattacttttcaaatataacttagaaagaaagaaaattgattgtgaagcttttttaattaaaattcgaattaaaaagaatagaAAAGAATTAATTCTTAACTACGACACTTTaatgttacaaaatattgCCTACACACCTGGATAGGTCTCCTAAACGCAGTGCTCTTATGCTGCGGATATCCTAACATCTCACTTTTAGCAAACCCCACAGCGGGTGACAACAAATATTCCCGAAATTTgtcaggaaaaaaatcaatgttctTATAGTTGCTATAAATGGTTTCCTGAAAATCAAACTGTAGCTTAACAATACTCGTAAATAAAGCTCAAGAACCACTTACTGTTAAGTTCTTTTTCCGCTTGTAACTACCCCAATGCTGGGGCTCCAAAATCAACTTTCCCCCTGGTCGCAATTGTTCGTACATTCGGCGAAAGGACAATTTAAGCCCGTTATCACCCCAATTCAAGTGTATCCATTTAGTCACGCTTAGGCACATAATTACGTCGAATTGCGGTTGTTCCAGAGCTAAAGACGCTTCATCTTCTATTACATAATTACACTGAAAAAATGCACCCAAGGTCAACGAGTTGAAAGGACATTTtacgataaataaaaatggaaatcacTTAcctgtttaaaaattacatttttaggaAACTCCCTACCGGGGTATGAGTCATGGAACCCTGGAACATCAATAGGCCCATATAAAATAGGCAACGACAAGGGAAAAAACTCACTGCTACTTTTATTCGTGGAAGATTTATAATCGGGAGTGGTTTCGCTTTTCTGCAAAGTATTATCGACCGTTTTAACGTAATGTCTTACGTTCTTACGGGCGATCGAGATTAGTGTTGGATCTATGTCTATACCTatagagaaaaaataacatgctgacaattaaaatttgaccaattaaaataaaaagttatgcATTGTTGTAAAAAAACGATACTCACCAGTGACAGTTCGAGCCTTAAAATCCCTTGCGATGCTTAACGTAATGTGCCCAATATTACAACCAATATCGAGGATGTCTTTGTTTTCGAATAAATATGGATAATGCGAAAATACTTTAAGTCTATGGTCCGTTTCATTGGTTGGGTTTCGATAGCCGTAATACCTACAAACCATATGGTAAAAAGTAAAACTAAATATACATTTGCAAACCGTAATTTCCGATTCTTTATGGGCAAAGCGTCGACACTGAGGGCTTTCATATTGGgcatgatttattttaatgacaCAATATTCACCTCTAAAGTATAAAACATGGACAATGGGATCAAAATGATCACGGAAATAAATCGGGTGAAAACAACGGATAACGTTTTTgctatttcatataaaattttgaaatttcgaattttggaaatttagaGAGGGTATCTCACTGTTGCCACCCGAAAGTATGAACATATaaattatgcgattttttcttcaaagtaTGTAACCCTATATTTACCTGTTATAATTTCCATACTgaaaacgtttattttcttCCTTAAAAACTGGCATAGTCTTATCTGACATCTTATTTTGCCTAGGCCTAGGTAACTTAATTGAATTTGATCGTTTTAGCCAAGCCCCTGGCTGGGGCACCACTGGGCTCACTATTTTATCCatggaatttttgaattttttaactgCATGATTAACACTAGAATCTTCAGATCTTCTTTTAGTTTTGTCCTTCTTGTCGTCACTCAAATCGAAACACAAATTCCTAACGGTTTTcgttgaaacatttttgagaatttcggGATCCTCAGGTATTTTCGCAGAGTCCACAGTAGCTTCCGGAGTGCACGCTTCAGAATTTCCTGTAGGATTCGGTACGGAACCTTCAGCAGAACCGGATAGTgtccttctttttttgtttaaacgttttttcctTGCTAAAAATTACCATATTTAAATCCCACTAATGATTTCTTCTTAAATTTAGTCCTTACCTTTTTTAATCGGAGAATTTAAATGTTCCTCATACTCTTTATCATTTTCACAGTCCATTAAATGAAGCGGGTCATGCGTATTGGGGGAAACTATTACCTGAGGATGTAGAatgcattaaaagaaaattagaagaatttaaaatgtgaCGCCAGTTTAACAGTATCGGAAGtatcttcaaaatgttttgtttcaaGTTAATGTATGTtatttaactaattattaaaacttttgattttgttaTGAATATATGCCacaaataaccaaaaaaataaaaaacttgaaCTGTATGTTTTTGAAACAAGTTTCTTGTCCACTGAgtgagaaaataataaatatataacgGGCTTTAAactgtttgaaaatttctggtcaagaaaatttttttttgcgcgagcgcaataattgttttaagtacataattataaataaataatggttAAAGTTAGTTGTCCCAACATCTTATTTGTTAGCTGCTTCTGTATATATCTTGAAAAAACTTATAGAATGGAAAATTACTGTGCCTTCTGCACcacaattcaattaaaaaatatattattaaaattttaaaatgtgctaATTTAAACTAGGATGTTGACAAGTTACATATGATGTGATTAAATATCCCGTAATTAGAACGTTTTACTGGCCTTCCACTTTTTTTA
It includes:
- the LOC136346430 gene encoding 7SK snRNA methylphosphate capping enzyme-like isoform X2 produces the protein MSSPKMDTLSVSKPDPKPINNSRNQGNKSQNASKKRFKHDRSSRKRSKSFSGCGPINSKPVLPTKFLLGGNINDPLNLNSLQNEDINRAMNAVTPKSSPLPTPPRRKMPIEVIVSPNTHDPLHLMDCENDKEYEEHLNSPIKKARKKRLNKKRRTLSGSAEGSVPNPTGNSEACTPEATVDSAKIPEDPEILKNVSTKTVRNLCFDLSDDKKDKTKRRSEDSSVNHAVKKFKNSMDKIVSPVVPQPGAWLKRSNSIKLPRPRQNKMSDKTMPVFKEENKRFQYGNYNRYYGYRNPTNETDHRLKVFSHYPYLFENKDILDIGCNIGHITLSIARDFKARTVTGIDIDPTLISIARKNVRHYVKTVDNTLQKSETTPDYKSSTNKSSRFHDSYPGREFPKNVIFKQCNYVIEDEASLALEQPQFDVIMCLSVTKWIHLNWGDNGLKLSFRRMYEQLRPGGKLILEPQHWGSYKRKKNLTETIYSNYKNIDFFPDKFREYLLSPAVGFAKSEMLGYPQHKSTAFRRPIQIFTKSTMFPSERIDATPSSQTQQSGSSKHESQIHIQVNRLGQHVYTNLIRSTPRYGSSSEEHVADSGLSPCLSDDKVTPKSEFTPTYSPESETLNKTVVYPLESVASDNSCGAEDHGNSSQESKVREVISGSGVLCGSGGADKNMTTKTLV
- the LOC136346430 gene encoding 7SK snRNA methylphosphate capping enzyme-like isoform X1, which translates into the protein MSSPKMDTLSVSKPDPKPINNSRNQGNKSQNASKKRFKHDRSSRKRSKSFSGCGPINSKPVLPTKFLLGGNINDPLNLNSLQNEDINRAMNAVTPKSSPLPTPPRRKMPIEVIVSPNTHDPLHLMDCENDKEYEEHLNSPIKKARKKRLNKKRRTLSGSAEGSVPNPTGNSEACTPEATVDSAKIPEDPEILKNVSTKTVRNLCFDLSDDKKDKTKRRSEDSSVNHAVKKFKNSMDKIVSPVVPQPGAWLKRSNSIKLPRPRQNKMSDKTMPVFKEENKRFQYGNYNRYYGYRNPTNETDHRLKVFSHYPYLFENKDILDIGCNIGHITLSIARDFKARTVTGIDIDPTLISIARKNVRHYVKTVDNTLQKSETTPDYKSSTNKSSSEFFPLSLPILYGPIDVPGFHDSYPGREFPKNVIFKQCNYVIEDEASLALEQPQFDVIMCLSVTKWIHLNWGDNGLKLSFRRMYEQLRPGGKLILEPQHWGSYKRKKNLTETIYSNYKNIDFFPDKFREYLLSPAVGFAKSEMLGYPQHKSTAFRRPIQIFTKSTMFPSERIDATPSSQTQQSGSSKHESQIHIQVNRLGQHVYTNLIRSTPRYGSSSEEHVADSGLSPCLSDDKVTPKSEFTPTYSPESETLNKTVVYPLESVASDNSCGAEDHGNSSQESKVREVISGSGVLCGSGGADKNMTTKTLV